In the Arachis hypogaea cultivar Tifrunner chromosome 20, arahy.Tifrunner.gnm2.J5K5, whole genome shotgun sequence genome, CTTTCACCCACTCGTTGTGTGACACGTGTACTCCCTACCAGCTCAGCCTCACACACTGACACGTGCTGCTTCCTCGAAAGAGAGAAAGTCTCTGTGGTTCTGTGAGTGTGTGCGTGACGTATGCTGTTGGCGGGCGTTTGCCTTATATTCACGCGCTACGTGGCGCGTATCAATCACCATGCTCCACGGATAAATGAAGAGCAGAGAGAGGTAGCTTGTGGTTTAAGTAGCTTCCAGTATTCTAATTAGCACTTTTTtgcaatattttttgtatttttaattttttttagtaagacAGTTATAGGAAAGGCCTATAATTTGGGGATTTGGTGAGAAAAAAAAATCCCTATAATTTAGGAAATAATgtatttatacattttatttttaaaataaataaattaaatctaatatttatatatacacgtattttttacatatatattttaatatcaaaatattaaataaataaaaaaaatatttataatattatttaatttatttaaaatataaattaatataatttattataatttaaagtatatttattttattttatttttcaatgtatTAAATTTACATTATAAGAATTCCAGAAACTCTCATATATTATGTATTAAGTTCAATATTGAGACTACCACTCTCATCTagctaaaaaatttagatatggaATTAACATGTGTGATATGATATgtcttaatattataattttgagtattttttaaaattataagatgTACACAATTCAGACTCTCctatttatgtttaaaaaaatttaaaatttaaagtacaCAAATCAGATCTTCCAATTTGTATATCCCAATTTTTAAACACACTCTCCAATTTGTGTATCAAAAAGTTATTTCTGTACCTCTTAAAAATCAGACGGTCTAATTTTAGCCTATAGGTACGTAAAAAGCCCTTCTCCCTTCCATAACTAGACTAAAAAGTACTCTCATATATGAGTTATTAATGTTTAAACTTACtccaaaatttaaatagatataatttaaattataaaatttaaaaattaaattgaatgtaatttaatttttaaaagaataataattaaaaattaaaaatataaaatttacatttcagatggatataaattataaataataacacaATTCGAATAATAaggattagattaaaaaaataaattcaaattgatACTAAACAAATTACAGTtatttgaatcaaataaaatcagattaaaaaataaaataaatttaatttaattcaaatcacaataaattatattaatattatcttttaaatttaaatcgatCCAAATCATATtacaaatatcaatttttttagcaATTTCATTTGATATCTCATCTTTTAGGTATACATTATACACATATGTCTTTTaaaatagtcaccaaaaaaaaatgtcTTTTAAAATGTAAACATGGTTATGACAAATCTCTTATACTTATCTTATTTACTCGATAAATCAGATCTGAGTatacatataagataaaatatgaaattaatcTCTGTTACTTGACATTTTTTTTGGTGTCTATCTTgacaaatttataaatataattttttctctttaataaaaAAGTGATAATAGGTAactgagataaaaaaaaaatagaaaaatgactTTAACttctaaaaagaaaacaaaataaaataaatcataaatggcATTATCCAAACAACAGAGCAATCCAGAGTCAAAGATACAAGTAATGTAGAAAATGTATATGCATTTTAATGCTGATACACTAATCCTCTATACAACTTGGTTGGCTTGTTCCATCAACTAGTCAATTCTAAATTTACCATATCAACATTTTAATAAACCACCTAATATTCAACTCTTTAATCCTTTGTTACCTCCTGTCCAAATCAATCAACCAAAATGCTCAGAGCTTTTTTCTTTTGAAAGCTTCctggcaaaataaataaatatacatgCAACTCTACATCTGGCAAATGTTATTTTGTCTCCGAGGTTGAATCACTTGTATGATCTTGTATGATCTAGAAACACACAGTAGTTAGGACATTATTTTACAAGTAAATCTTTGTATGATCCTCCAAGCATCAATGATAGATATTGTTACCTTATCACCACCTTCAGGATCCTGTGAATGGAAGACGACTGGGCGGCACCGCTCATCTTCGTTCATCAGACTTGAATTCTGGAAATGGTTCACCAATGCAGCCTTTCCTTGGATTCGTGCATATGCCAGGGAAGCAACTTTTTCACTATTAAACTTCTCCCACTTCTTCCCATTAAATGTCTGCAAAATCAGACCCATTCGTTATAATCAAACACATTAGCTACAATGAGAAATATGCACAAAAAACTAATAACCTCATAGAATGGAATAATGTGTGATGCCGACAGCATGTTGATAAATGCGTATCCCACATTGCATTTATTCTGAAATCAAAAGGGGAAAAGGATTAACTAAGCTTCACTGGTTTAAATGGAGACTATAGAAAATGCGCGCTCTACCTTAAAGTCGATTGGTAGATAGAAAAAATCATAGGTACCCTTGTGCTTTTCATCAATAGCAGCTAATAACATTTTTGAGGTGTATCTGCAggtcatcaacaacaaagtatgatCCTTCAACGAAAAGAATAAAGTCATCATTGATAACTAAACATCCTTGTAAAAGTTAGCCATACTTATTTGGGATGTTCTTTATCATTAAGGTAGTCCTTCTGTCTTCACTGTTTTTAATCCTATCCAAGTCAAGATGAAATTGCTTCTTGCTGCTATCAGCTTGGCCCCCATTGTTCTCTATGCGCCTATTCCGCCCAGGGTCCACGAAACCAAACACtgaagtagtagtagtagtagtagtagcagTAGGTGGCAATCCTGGGTATGGACCATTACCTGAAAACACAAGACTAAGTCTGGGAGATGATCTCATTCCAATGTTTGGCGAACCATGTTCAGACATATTTCTTGGTATAGTGATCCCGGCATTAACAGATTCACCCATATTAACCATGTAATTCCCCTTACTGTGACTCAGACCTATGCCTCCATAACCAACATGGTTCACGAACGACGTTTCAGGTGACTTCGAAAGGACTCCAAAGTTTCTCTCAAAAGGAAAACCTGATGGAGCAGAGCCAACATGATTATGGTGACGATTGTGGGACAAACCAATAAAAGAACTCTCTTGAGCAGGGTTTTGGAAGGCATggctatttccatttgctgtaaatgAATGCCTCACAGATGGTGTTGGCCAAGCTGAAGGTTTGATGTCCTGTGAGTACAAGTTCGGACTTCCCCATAAAAATTGTGACCCTGACAAGGTTTCCACCGAGGATCCATTTGAAGGAGATGAACCAAAAGAAGACAAAGCTCCACTATATGGGATGAATTTTGGTTCTGGAAGAGAATGAGATTGAAATGTCTCTCCATGCGATGAATTACTACTAGCAAATATATGCTCTGCATGCTGACTCCCTGCTAAATCTTTCCCAATAGCTACACCCTTCATGGCATTGGATAGTGGAGGGTGCAAAACAGAAGCTAATCCAGCTAAATGGTTTCCTATTGATGGACTCATGATCCCAGAACCAGGAGAATCGCTTATAGTTTGAAATGAGTTATTTTCAACAGTGCTGTTGAACCGCAACCAGTAACCTGTTATAAACCACGATTGTGTCATGTCAAAAATAATAAGAACAAAAAGCTTAAATAATAAAAgtagtaataataacaatcaatAGTGTAAATCAAAGCGGTGGTGGCCAGAGACACCAACATCATGAAGGATATTCAATAGCTTAGAAACCTACCGGGTGGAGAATTGGCCACAGGTGAACCCATCTGATGTCGGAAACTTAGCTTTTCATCATGATCAAGCTCTTGATTTGTTTGAAGCACTAAACTGAAAGGTATAAGCTAATATCATTTATCTATTCATGCATCAATAAAAGATgctagaaaaaaaatatacataagcATATTACTTGTGCTACTCTATTCAATGGTAAAATGGTTCAAGTTAGATGACTTCATGAATCTTTTCTTAAATTAACAATGGATGCAAATCAGTCCAAAGATCAAGATAAAGAAACTCAAAATATAATTAACAGTGAAATTACTTTCGACGAGTTCTGCCAGGCCGGCTAAGCTCCACCTTTATTCGCCTCCCAGCTATGTTACTCCTGTTTAATGATTTTAGTGCTGCTTCTGCAGCCCTcacatcataaaattcaataaaCTTGTGATGGCCTTTGTGAGACGTTTCCCGTATCTGCAGTTATTTTAGGTCGTTATGTGATCTTCAAAAAATATATGACAAGGGTGTAAACAGATAAAGAAGGATAAATTGTCACCTCTTTGACCTCTCCATATGCCCCAAATATTGTACGGAGGTCCTCATTCGAAACAGATGGGTCCAAATTGAAAACTACCAAGGTTCCTTGGTTGATGTCCTTGTCAGATGGATTATCCtgggataaaaatgaaaaaagaataaGATGGCCAGAGGCATTCAATCAATAAATTGATAAATCAGAGAACTTTGGAGCTGCTCAGGAACCTTTGGTATTGAGAAGTGAATGTCAAGTTTCCGGCGTCGTAAAGGTTTGTTTTGTAATGCGTGCATGGCTGTTCGAGCAGCACGGATGTCATAATAGGATACCATAACAAACCCACGATGTTTACATGCAGTATATAGAGTCCTAATGTGACCATATTGCTGATATAAAAAACAGAATTAATAATTTGTATAGCACATGTAATGGTAATTAAATAATCATGTACTGTTTTAATCtaaatatgttttttaaatttcCAAAATCTGCATGTCTTGTTCCACATAATTTTTTTCCTAAACAGTGACATGCCAAGATAGAGCAGAGAAGATGGTGAATTAAGAGAACTAATAAGTTGTATGAAAGATATGAAAGTTATTGGAAGagagttcatgttaattttttaaatgaccTCGAAAAGAGCTCTCAACTCTGAATCCTCcacattattattaatatttcgaACAAATAATGTCCGAGAAGGATGCTCTCCATATGGATGTTCTCCAGCAACAATCCCCACAccattaagaaaagaattataggGCAAACCATTGGCAGCATGACCATCAGAGAAGCTTAATTTTGACACACCCACATTAAGACTTTCCTGAGGATCAGCTTCCAGTTCCATACCTCCACCACTACCAAAAACATCATACTCCTCCAAATCCTCAAGAGAGTTTGGCAAACCACTTAGGTCAAAATCAGCTAAAAGGTCCTCCTCATCATCTGGAAGCATGGTTCCTATCACACAAGTATCAGCATCCTCAAGTAAACCATTCCCATCTACATCTTGATGGGACTTTTTAAAGCCATCAGCACTGCTTAAGTTCACTAGAGGTTAATGAAAAAACCGGTCaactaattatatttaaaaaaaaagtgctAACAGATTAAAAAACAGCTAGAGCTAATCAATCAACACTTACACTTTTCATGTAACGGAACAGGCAATGACCTAGAAAAGAAGCCAGTATGAGATGAAACATGGTATAGATCAGATCTAGATAAATCCTCCCATGCACCTTGTTGCACTTCTTTAGGTGTATTTTCTGATGGAATCTTGGTTGGACCTACTAGCAATACCGAAACATCATTCAATTTGATATGGCAAGGTATCTTGATAACCAAAATaggaaaaagtaataaaatatgtTTGAAATCTTACCAGGATAAGAATGGTCTACAGACTCCTTCATTGCAAGTTTGCAACACCCTTTCTGCCTCATTCATGGATAAGAAGATATATGTAAGTATTTTTGCTTTTGCTATCAACAGATACATTGCAAGTAAATTATTACTAttaaacaactcacaaaactgCCAATTATACCGGCATTTTGAAATACTAAGAAAATCTTCATCTATACACATAATAAGCCTCTGGCAATATTTTCATCTACAGTTTTCTCTTTTAAGttcaggaaaagtaaatcaatgcAGATCTATCAATATTATTGCCCCACCCACCCTCCCATTTTCCCTAAATAAGGCAAATAAAAAATGTGTCCATGCATCGCATAAAAGTGAAACTGACAAATCAAGCCTATATTCTCCGTTAGTACAAATCAACATATCCAACACTGCAAGCActtgaaaataataaatcaacCTGCCACACAGTTTTTACTCATTTACatttgaagaagagaaaaaaagaataatatactAACCATATTAACGATAACAATGATAATAACGGTTGGCAGGGGGGGGGGAGAAAAACAAGAAACCAAGACTTCGAGCAATTAAGAAACTTGAGAATACCATAACTGCAAAAATCCCAGAAGAGAAAGTTGAGTGATCAACCACCATAACTGCTGCACTCAATGATACTCTCAAAGCAGAGAAATTCCaccaagaaaaaatgaaaataaaataaataattcctGATCAACTTGATCATACCCAGAAAACAAAACACTAAAAAGGCTCAAACTTTGGCATTGCGAAATTCATAAACAGTGAAATCAAAGGAAGCCCAATTTAAGTCAAGTACTAGTAACAAAAaagttacctttttttttttccttcttgaaGGAGGCAACTGCAGGGCACAAAGAACTTGGTGGGTTGGGACCAAAAGGCAAATAAATTGGTTATGTTAATGTAACTGAATGGGGAGAAGCCACTTGtaatcagaagaagaagaaacaaagcaACCAACAACACAGTTTTGGCACTTTTGGGGACGGTGGCAGAATGGGGAAGAGAGAGtgagttgcagaggaagatcgtGCTGATGATGATTGGGCCACACCGCTGAATAAAAAGGAGCAGACAatgattgtgtgtgtgtgtgagagagagagagagagagagagagagagagagagagagagagaattcacaTTTGGATTCAGGATAAAGATAAGGTCAGGATAATACTTAATACTACTATATTATTAGTACTAATCTCATTAATCATATCCAAATTCATATCAAGCGGATTTAATGGAATTCATTATGGTATATATCCAGGAGCTACACTCAAAAATGACTTCTAAAATTTTAAAGCATagcttaaattatttatttatttttttatcattaaaaagaTAACGTAATTCGtctcaaacctttttcaaaatgtCGTCTTCAATTAGATTACTCTCTTTTTTCTTCCGAttaatttattacttttttaatttgtgaatttaatTTATGTGCATATATAATAGCACTCTCCACAAAATTGAAGTCCCGTGGACTATAATGGAAATTgcaatcatgcttaacttgagcCCATTTCTCTCACCTCCTCCAACTTATTCACAAAAAATCCTCAATTTTCTAGCATGTTAGAGTAATGGTCATACAACATATGATTTACTTTTAATTCATCTAGTTGAACTTGTTGAATATGTTAAATCAAGTTCTAACAATGaaattttagtgttttttattgaTCTTCAATATAAACTTCCAAAAATCTTCActtaaatactttttttattatattttaatcatATTCATAAATCAATAGATAATACAATTAATAGAAATgatatcaataaattaattattaaaaattaatataaaatattagaataCTTGAAAATAAAGGAGAGATTATCTGTTGACTATTATCGTAGCGGTTAAATCAAATGGTACAGTGCACAGCAACACCCACAGACGATAAACAATAATAACCACACACAGTTCAACACTTACCGGCGAACGGAAACGCGGCAAGATATGAGCAGCTGAGGCAAGCAGAGATGGAGGATAGAGATGATTTTGGCAAGCAAATAAGGCGTTGGGTAGGGTGCTAGCAGACGACGACGACACGCTACAGGAACTAGGAAGCACAACTCGAGGCCTTGAACACTCCTCGGCAAAAGCACGATTAGTCGATCACATACGTAGGAGAGAGCGCGACACGCGAGCACACGACGCGGAGGATTTGGCAAGAGGCGGGGCGACGATAGCGAGCATGCGTTGGCGGTGAACGGAGGTGGGACGAGTCGCTAAGGTGATCTCTGATGGTGTGGTGGTGTCTGGGGTTGAGTAGTGAGCTCCCAGCCATTTGTGAAATACCGAGAGTGCAAAAGATTAGGATGTCGGGGATGTACTTTAGAACTAGTAAGAAGATGAACTAAGTGTCAACTAAATGTGCTACGTCATTTTTTCAATGACGAAAATGGACGaaataactaacttgagtcatGCCTTAGAATTTTAGGCTACAAATTagattgattgaaaattgagaGGTCAAATTAAATCGAGATTAAAGTTCAAAATCCATCTTGAGTATTAAGTTAATATATTcttgtaaatataaaatatgtatctTTCTTTagtattgaaaaatattaaaaattagattttattttgtatttaaattgatACTAACTGATTCAATAAAttctttttctattaaaaatgtTAGATCTTATCAATTTTCTCTAATTGTACTATTGTCCAATAGAACCACAAACTCCTTAGAAGTAAAGAAACTCAAACTCTGTATTAAATTTATCCAAAAATTCTCCATCGAAATAAATAAAGTTTTAGGACAACTCCGCTGAAGTTTGGAGGTTCCTTGTGCTGTGTTGTGTGATGTGCCTTACAACATTTTCCTTAAAAGGTAAATCGCTGAGGAAAATTAGCTTTGAATCTTCATATGCTGTTCCCATAAACACAAGCAACCTAAGATGACCTTATTAGTTAGTTTCTATAAGCGAAAAGCTGTGTACATTCCATAATAAATCCttatataattgtcatatatcAAAAAATGGTATCGTCATCATAAAAGGTCGGAGTTTTGAAAAcagtttgtaaaaaataaaataacaaaaaaaaaacaataggTAATCTTCTATTTTAATGAGCGGATAGATTAGTGTACTGAAAGTTATTAGTACGGATTATGAGATAGATCAGGAACTTGCCGATTTTTGGTGATAACGAAATCCAATCTTCTTAAAGCAACGGGAGTTGGTATTTACAATGACAattcgacgctcaagtcagaatgaatTTAAAAGGTACAGGAGGGAGTAAGGAATGTGTAACGTACCTAAGGGAGCCTCTGACTCCTTTTATATAGTTTGTGTCgttatcttatttttatcttgTGAACTAAAATAAGaaagtatttgaatttgaatgtttaGTTAGGGATTTGTGACCACTAAGTCGGTCTGGGCCGTATTGGTGGTCCGGCTCATGTAATCGAGTTGTAACTGCTCCGATTTGGGATCCGAGAATCAGATCTGGAACAATTGTCCCGGAGCGAGAGAGTGTGCTTGCTCAATCTCGTTGCTTGTAAGGATTCGTCTTGTCGTGAGTCTAGCATGGAGTGCTGTCCGAGTTGTCTTGGCCGAGATCGGAGAACCGGGCCGAGTTTTCAACCGTTTTAGGGACCGCTCTTTAGGTCCTGAAGTTCCTCATGTTTATCGGAAACGGGATGATGAGGTCTCGTGTTTTACGGCTAAGATCGAGGGTTCGCGCATGCCTTGTTTGCTTAGTCATCGCATTTCTTCTAAGGGTTTTCGTCTGTTGCGATTCCCAAGGTGTCATAATGACGCTTAGTGGGAGGAGAGaagttttcctttcttttttttcctttttgcccTCCAcactttcgtttttttttttttgaaacgcTGGAGGGTTTTATTCATTTGCAACtgctttttctccttcttcattctttcacTTTCTAAAAAACACTCTCTGCAAATTTCTTTGGTACCGTGCTCCACTTGAACGTTCGTTGGCCTTCTTGTGTTGTGCCTCTTTGCTCATTGTTGCTTCGTTTCTCTCACTCGCTTTTTGAGAACCAAGTTGGTGGGTTCTGTCACTCTAATTGCTATATTTTGCTtctgcatttttgttttgtttactgTTTCTGTGTTTTTGCATGCTTCTGTGTTTATCAATCGGAAAATGTTGATTGGTGTATTGTGCTTAGTGTAGTTTTAAGGATCTTAGTAGGATGCTTCGATTGTAGTTTTAGTACGGTTTAGgaattttctgtatttttgcatTTCTGGGTAGTGGGTTGACAGTGAAAAATCCTATTTGGATATAGGTATGGTGAGACGGAGGGAAATTCAGGGAAACTCGGGTCCTATCTTCCTGGCAAGGGTGTGCCAAATCGTTACCATTGGGTAACGTCGACGTTTCGGGCACGCCCTCTCAATTGGATGAGGGGGACCTCCAGAGGCTCCGTGATGAAGGGGCCGTGTTATGTGGTGAGGCAGCAGGACAGTACGAGTTAGTGATTGCCGATGAAAATGAGAGGGTTTGCTATCTCAGCTTGCACTCCCCTCGTGTCCCAGACTGGATTTGGGTGCACAAACCTTTGTTTACTAAGTTAGGGAGTCGGCTACGCTTTTCTAAATTTCATATGGCTTTCTTGAACCGGGTTTTGGCAGCACCGTCTCAACTACTTTCGATTAGCTGGGCGGCTATTTAGACCTTTGAGCTGGTTTGTGACTTTTTAGTGTTTCCAGCTCAGGTCAaagtcttcttatttttcttcttgttgaccaTTCCGCATAAGGAGGAAAAGCATAGGAAAGGACACATCTCTTTCCAAGCCCAAATGAACTGCCGACTCTTCGACTTGTTTAAAGATTCATTTATGGTTTCAAGACGGAGTATTTCAAGGTTTGTCCCATCAAGGGTTATCATCCCTTTTGGCTTTTGCCTGAAGGGGAGCGCTAGATTTGCCCGTATTAGAACTTTGAGGCCAGAGATTCTTATATGATGAGAGTGACCTATGAGGGGCTGCCTTCCAAAAATAGGAAAATTGGCGACGTCTTGTTGGCATTTTTCGGGGACCGACCTTTGAATCCTCACGACGTGATGGGGGGATCCCGAGGTGGGTAGGTCTTATGTTGGTAtgtcttttttgtttattttttagttttatgtaTCTGTCTTTCGATCTTATAACTTGTTAATTCTCCTATTTTCTTCGCTTTTGTAGTTGGCATGGCTGACGGATTGGCAACTCTGCAGTGTTTAAAGGTTGCTTTCGTGGGCACTCTGGAAGCTGGGGTTGAGGGGCCCTCTCAGTCAACTCCTCTAGCAACTTCAATCCCCAGTTCACAAATAGTTTCGCAGGAGATCATCCAATAGGGGGTCATCAAGGATGATGACCTCAGGGAGATCCCGATTCCCGAGACTGCAAGCGGGTTGAAGGCGCTGGTTGTGAGGGGGTTAGCACAGGGGTGGCCGTTCCTTATGTCACGGACCGCTCCTTTGATGCTTCCGGCTTTATCGACCATCACCTGCTACCCGGACTGATGAGTTTTTCAGGGACTGCGATCTTTTCGGCCAAGATAAGTTAGTGTATCGTGCCTTCTTTCGCTCTGCTGCCATCATTCGAAAAGCTGAGCCCACACTTTCGCAAACTTTCCGTCTGGATAGGAAGCTGAAGCTAGCTCTAGTAGATTTGGGCATTTTGAAGGGACAGTTGGAGGCGGCTGAGGTTGCCAGGGTAAAGGTGGCCAAGGATGCCAAAGATGCTGGTGTCGAGATCCTAAGGTTGTCAGAGCGGGAGACTGAGCTGTCAATCCAGGTGGTAAGGCCCAAAAACCGGCTGCTAATGTTGAGAGTGTCGCTGCTGCTGCCCGTGCCGAGGCAGAGGATTCAAAAGCCAaggtgaaaaattttaaaaagtgaaaTGCCACCCTGCTGGATGATGCTTGGGCAGTCGTTGCAACTACTGAGAGGGTTTTGAAGTCCCAAGTCTAGGTTCTGGCCCCGGATGTGGACGTGTCCATGATGGGAGCATTCTGGATCGTGAAGGATGGTCAGATCATATATTTGTAGTAGTTTGTTgctatttctttctttcctttcatAAGTTTGTAAGCCGTCTGTTCGGCATTTCATACTATTACTTTTGTGGAACAATTTATGTTGTGAAGTTTGTAAGCCCTTTTCTCTGCTCGTTGAACTACTTTTTTGTGACCTGGTTTGGTGCACTATTTTATATGAATAGCAGGCCCCTTGGTGGGCCATTTAAAGTACTTGTGTTTATTTATGGATATCCATTTGTTAGCCTCGGGAGAGATCGGGCCCCAGGGTAGCTATCTAGTTTATTCTATTTGTATCGTTTGCTTGGTTAGAACgcggataaaatattttttagttcgTACTATTTTGTTTGGGTAGGGGttgtttaaaatagaaaaaatgactTTTATTAAATGGtaggcctcgttaaaacctcccgTTGTTACCTGGGTAGGAAAGAGTATCTGAAAAAACggaaatacaaaataaaagaaaaagaaacatttaaGAACTAAGAGTGACTTTGCaaaataactaaacaaaacattttGACAAAGTTACCAAATCGGTAGAGCTTTCTTATGAGTAGAAACGCAGTAGGTTTGCAACGTTCCATGACCTCGGTATCTCGTGCCCGTTAAGTCGTTCTAGCTTGTAGGCTCCTTTCCCGATTACCAACTTGATTAGATAAGGCTCTTCCTAGTTAGGTGTGAGTTTACCTTTTTTCTGGGGTAGAAGGGCCGATGTAGTTGCGTTGTAAGACTAAGTCTCCCTCCCTGAAGTCTCGTTTCACTATGCCCTAATTGTACCTTAGGCTCACCCATTGTTTCAAGGCTAGTTCTAGCAGGTGAGCTATGCTTCTGACCTAGTCCGCGAGGTCCCATTATGCATTTTCATTGTGTCCCCCAATGGTCCTCTGGGGGCTCGGTTCCCAGTTTTCTATGGGAATAATGGCTTCCAGGCCGTATGTTAGCCGGAACGGGGATTCCACGGTGAAGGTTTGGGGTGATGTTCGATACGACCAGAGTACTAACCCGAGTTCGTTGGCCCAAAGGCCTTTGGCTTTGTCTAGCCATTTCTTGAGCCCTTTTatgatgactttgttggccgcttctaCCTGGCCGTTGGTTTGCAGACGTTCTATCGAGCTGAATCTCTGGGAGATGCCGAGTCCCTCTAGAAATTCTTGGAATCGCTTGTCTGCAAACTGGGTCTTGTTATTGGAGATTACGATCTTTGGTATTCCGAATTGGGCTATGACTTGCCTCCAAAAGAATTTTTGGCATTGAGTGGCCGTGATCGTGGCCAGCACTTCAGCTtcgatccatttggtgtagtagttaATGGCGACTATAAGAAATCGCAGTTGCCTGGGAGCCATGGGGAACAGTTGACGACGTCGATTTCCCAAGTTCTGAAGGTGTGATCCTCCGTTATTACGCTGAGCTAATGGGGGCTGCTTGGTGTAGGTCGGTGAACTTGGCATTTCTTGCAGCTTTTGACCAATTAGAGAGAGTCTCTGATGATGGTGGGCCAGAAGTACCCGGCTCGAAGACTTTCTGAGCTAGGA is a window encoding:
- the LOC112735019 gene encoding protein MEI2-like 3 isoform X3 codes for the protein MKESVDHSYPVGPTKIPSENTPKEVQQGAWEDLSRSDLYHVSSHTGFFSRSLPVPLHEKLNLSSADGFKKSHQDVDGNGLLEDADTCVIGTMLPDDEEDLLADFDLSGLPNSLEDLEEYDVFGSGGGMELEADPQESLNVGVSKLSFSDGHAANGLPYNSFLNGVGIVAGEHPYGEHPSRTLFVRNINNNVEDSELRALFEQYGHIRTLYTACKHRGFVMVSYYDIRAARTAMHALQNKPLRRRKLDIHFSIPKDNPSDKDINQGTLVVFNLDPSVSNEDLRTIFGAYGEVKEIRETSHKGHHKFIEFYDVRAAEAALKSLNRSNIAGRRIKVELSRPGRTRRNLVLQTNQELDHDEKLSFRHQMGSPVANSPPGYWLRFNSTVENNSFQTISDSPGSGIMSPSIGNHLAGLASVLHPPLSNAMKGVAIGKDLAGSQHAEHIFASSNSSHGETFQSHSLPEPKFIPYSGALSSFGSSPSNGSSVETLSGSQFLWGSPNLYSQDIKPSAWPTPSVRHSFTANGNSHAFQNPAQESSFIGLSHNRHHNHVGSAPSGFPFERNFGVLSKSPETSFVNHVGYGGIGLSHSKGNYMVNMGESVNAGITIPRNMSEHGSPNIGMRSSPRLSLVFSGNGPYPGLPPTATTTTTTTSVFGFVDPGRNRRIENNGGQADSSKKQFHLDLDRIKNSEDRRTTLMIKNIPNKYTSKMLLAAIDEKHKGTYDFFYLPIDFKNKCNVGYAFINMLSASHIIPFYETFNGKKWEKFNSEKVASLAYARIQGKAALVNHFQNSSLMNEDERCRPVVFHSQDPEGGDKIIQDHTSDSTSETK
- the LOC112735019 gene encoding protein MEI2-like 3 isoform X4 gives rise to the protein MKESVDHSYPGPTKIPSENTPKEVQQGAWEDLSRSDLYHVSSHTGFFSRSLPVPLHEKLNLSSADGFKKSHQDVDGNGLLEDADTCVIGTMLPDDEEDLLADFDLSGLPNSLEDLEEYDVFGSGGGMELEADPQESLNVGVSKLSFSDGHAANGLPYNSFLNGVGIVAGEHPYGEHPSRTLFVRNINNNVEDSELRALFEQYGHIRTLYTACKHRGFVMVSYYDIRAARTAMHALQNKPLRRRKLDIHFSIPKDNPSDKDINQGTLVVFNLDPSVSNEDLRTIFGAYGEVKEIRETSHKGHHKFIEFYDVRAAEAALKSLNRSNIAGRRIKVELSRPGRTRRNLVLQTNQELDHDEKLSFRHQMGSPVANSPPGYWLRFNSTVENNSFQTISDSPGSGIMSPSIGNHLAGLASVLHPPLSNAMKGVAIGKDLAGSQHAEHIFASSNSSHGETFQSHSLPEPKFIPYSGALSSFGSSPSNGSSVETLSGSQFLWGSPNLYSQDIKPSAWPTPSVRHSFTANGNSHAFQNPAQESSFIGLSHNRHHNHVGSAPSGFPFERNFGVLSKSPETSFVNHVGYGGIGLSHSKGNYMVNMGESVNAGITIPRNMSEHGSPNIGMRSSPRLSLVFSGNGPYPGLPPTATTTTTTTSVFGFVDPGRNRRIENNGGQADSSKKQFHLDLDRIKNSEDRRTTLMIKNIPNKYTSKMLLAAIDEKHKGTYDFFYLPIDFKNKCNVGYAFINMLSASHIIPFYETFNGKKWEKFNSEKVASLAYARIQGKAALVNHFQNSSLMNEDERCRPVVFHSQDPEGGDKIIQDHTSDSTSETK
- the LOC112735019 gene encoding protein MEI2-like 3 isoform X2 codes for the protein MKGCCKLAMKESVDHSYPGPTKIPSENTPKEVQQGAWEDLSRSDLYHVSSHTGFFSRSLPVPLHEKLNLSSADGFKKSHQDVDGNGLLEDADTCVIGTMLPDDEEDLLADFDLSGLPNSLEDLEEYDVFGSGGGMELEADPQESLNVGVSKLSFSDGHAANGLPYNSFLNGVGIVAGEHPYGEHPSRTLFVRNINNNVEDSELRALFEQYGHIRTLYTACKHRGFVMVSYYDIRAARTAMHALQNKPLRRRKLDIHFSIPKDNPSDKDINQGTLVVFNLDPSVSNEDLRTIFGAYGEVKEIRETSHKGHHKFIEFYDVRAAEAALKSLNRSNIAGRRIKVELSRPGRTRRNLVLQTNQELDHDEKLSFRHQMGSPVANSPPGYWLRFNSTVENNSFQTISDSPGSGIMSPSIGNHLAGLASVLHPPLSNAMKGVAIGKDLAGSQHAEHIFASSNSSHGETFQSHSLPEPKFIPYSGALSSFGSSPSNGSSVETLSGSQFLWGSPNLYSQDIKPSAWPTPSVRHSFTANGNSHAFQNPAQESSFIGLSHNRHHNHVGSAPSGFPFERNFGVLSKSPETSFVNHVGYGGIGLSHSKGNYMVNMGESVNAGITIPRNMSEHGSPNIGMRSSPRLSLVFSGNGPYPGLPPTATTTTTTTSVFGFVDPGRNRRIENNGGQADSSKKQFHLDLDRIKNSEDRRTTLMIKNIPNKYTSKMLLAAIDEKHKGTYDFFYLPIDFKNKCNVGYAFINMLSASHIIPFYETFNGKKWEKFNSEKVASLAYARIQGKAALVNHFQNSSLMNEDERCRPVVFHSQDPEGGDKIIQDHTSDSTSETK